The DNA region aatctctctctttctctctctctctgttaaagCCAATCACTTTTACAATTAAAtagatttatgtatttatctggTAAACATTCCTTTTTGAATTTAGGATTAGGGCTACTACAGTATACGGGGTTAGCTGGTCTTGTAGTACTCGAGATCGGTCTCGGTCTTGAAACTGGTCTCAAAACCACGTTTTGAAGGTCTCAGTCACGCCTCTGAATCGACCGCATGTTTACTcggtctcagacaaagaggactgGATTTTATTTCAACACCACAACTGCGGGGACGTCATTAAATTGCCTGTGTATTGTcggatttatttgttaacatcattacGGTGAATGctcacagaaaaacaaaggaaCATTCCCACACATAATATTCACCTCTGCAATGCCTTTTGATTATTCTATCAAGACATTTCTCGTGGTATacttatacacacatatacagtatatatacagtatatggcaaTAAATGAGGTGAatgcattttcatttgttttctgtgagtgtttttatgggaatttGGATTTTTCAGATCTCTCACCCCCAGTAGGTTCCTAGGCACGTATCCCTCGCGGTCGTTGAGCCGTGCCCACCACCACTCTGTCTCAGTGTCGTCACGCCGACGCAGCACGGTGAGGGCGTCGCCCTCGCTGAAGGACATCTCGTCGGCTTGCTGGCCCGTGTAATCCCACAGAGTGTAGACCAAGCCTTTGTTCATCACACCCAACTTTTCTTGGACAcctggagagagaaacagagttttctgtattaaaaacaaattctgtTCAGTTGAGAGTTTAATCGTCACATTATAGTAATAAAATGTCTCTTCCCCTTGTGAAGTTTAGCTTTGCTGACTCagcatctgtctgtctttatcTACCTACCGTAGAGGAACTGAGAACACTGCGTATAGCCCTCCTccatttcttcacatttgtccGCCGCGGTTTCCACGTCGCTAATCGTCGTGGCGAAAATGGCGGCCCCCGACTCCACCAGCATCTTACAGAGGTGGACGCTGTTACATGAAGCAGCGCAGTGCAGAGGAGTCCTGGGGAGGAACGACATTAACAATATTTTAAAACAGACTCAAAAATCCCCCTAGCTAGACGAGGTTCATTCAAGAAAGTACAAAAGACGTTACAGTAATGCACTTGTATCAAAAAACCTAATAGGCTAAACACAATTAATGTCATCGCGATGCAGGCTGACACTAACTAAACATGAATCCAGTCAAATGCATCGATAATTAAATCAAGTTAACTTCTGAATGCGGAGCCTCATTAGACTTGGTAATCTCCTTCCTACAGTACGGCTAAGGCAGCTGAGCCAAAAAATGAATTCAGAAATACAATTATCTCTGTCATTGTTGCCTCTGAGCTGAGCTCCGGTATCGCTGCCACGGAGCGTGTTCATTACCCAAACACCCTCCGGACCCTCAGTTCTGCCACTGTTCTATTATTAGTCTGCACTATTACATTATTGAACGACTGGCTGAAGGTACTGACCATCCGTCACTGTCGGCCGCGTTCACATTGACTCCGAAGTCCAGCAGGAACTTCACAATGTGGTGGTGGCCGGCGCACACGGCATTATGGAGAGGAGTTATGCCTTCGTCATTGGGCATGCTGGGATTTTCCACCTTAAAGACAGATATAATAAGAAAATATGCATAGAGATATTAGACTGcaatggaagaaacacaaaaatatctGTATCAGCCTCAACCCTTTCAATTTAAACCCCGGTGGAGAGCACTATAGAAGTGAATTCACTGCAAAACTGGGGATAGTGCAACGTTTTCTGAACAGCTTGGAAGCCGTTGAGTCTCACTGCCTCGGGGTACGACAACGTCAAACTGAGCTTCTTCTGGATGTGAAGCATGTGCATGTTTCCTTGAGAGTATCAGCTAGAGTTTGCAGTTCTGGAGAGTCAGTAAGCACTTTTGTCCGGCCTCCAAGTGAAAGATGTCAGGGATAGACGGGGGCTTGCCTTTAAAGATTGTTCGGCTTTGTTCTCAGGAGCTCTgtgctgctgtaaaaaaaaacaccactctGTGATACAGAGTGTGTCCTCAACAATTTAACTTTCCACACCTGACAACTGAGACCACCTCTCCCCCCTGACAGCGCTGCTGAGGATCAAAGATATTATGCTTAACAAGTGCTGTCAAGGAGGCATTGAAAAGCTTTCTGCAAGATCTGTTGAGGCAATCTGTGCGTGGGCGCAACAGTAATCTTTGGCATGCACAAATATTCTTCTGTTGCGtaaggaaatgtgttttttcattcAACACAAATGTGTCAAAAGCACAACGTTTTAGAAGTGCAACCACATTGGAAGTATTAAAACCAAACCATGTCCGACGATGATATTCAGCTCTACTCGACAGACAATCCAAAATGTCAAGATTATCTAGTGagtagggccgtcaatcgatttaaaatagttaatcgcatattaatcacacattttgtatctgtacTCGCTCATTCTAGAAACATTCTGTGGCTTCAGACCAATTGTTGTGAAGCAGAGTCTTTGACACACTGTAATATTGAGCTGCTGTGCAAATATACTTGGCTTGATTTGATTTTAGCTCTGCAGTGCagacatttaataaacattacAAATTTGAAATATGAGAATGTACTAGAATACTGTAACAACATGATCTTGTGTTACCTCATATATAATCCTCTGCACCAGATCAAACTCTCCCTCCAGCGACGcgtccagcagcagagccagaGGGTTAAACTTCACTCTCAGACCGTGGCCTGTTCGCTCCGACGACGGCTTCTTCAGGTTGGTTCTCTTCACCTGCAGCACGTagggagagaaacagaacaGGGTTGACGGTGCAGAATAGGAATTGTTACTTACTGCTTAATCTAGCACATTACTGTAGCTTTCACAGAGAACAACTGTTTTTGTTTAGGTTATCAGTAACAGATTACAAAGTTAAACAGAATACTTGCTAAGAAAGTGagttagtatgaaaccaatagtacgcaaattgcatactatttccggtgaaatattaaaGTATGCAACGCCAGACACTACgccggcataaatatcccacaatgcaatgtggtagtgaCGACAATGTTCATAACAGACTTTGACGGACAaatctgtaacatcaataacgttttttttttgtgtgcaagatttcactttgctaggcgtaatgtatattttaaattaatttagacTTTAGCTGGGTTCCCATGCACCAAAAGTTCCCGGGACTAAAAGTCTTTTaaaactacttttcaaggaactaaaaggttccctcagcccactgttgtctgcatgtccaccgcggtctaaagacaTGCAAAGATTAGgaaaattagtccgctgacgtatgaaaaagcaacatgacatgggacaAGAAAGTACAACCCGCctgacattttttggggggtaaaatgtccctggaacttaatttagaccccgGTCCCTGCAGTCAAAATGCAAAgtgttcctcaaaaggttcttagtacTGGGGAAAGTTCCCGCGGTCGAAATGGGGCTTTTAATTCtcacaaattgttgtttttgtcacatgagattggtacgggttaccatggttacacgtctccaaccagcaaggaggctctcaggaagtgacaacGAAGatatacatactactgtttattcacacaaaagtattttgaacgatagtacacctattgggtatgtagtgaaTAGTATGTGATTGGGGACGCAGCTCGTGCCTTACCTTAGGCAGTGATGGGGGGGCAGGAGGTGATGGCGAGGGAGAGGCGTGGCCTACAGAGTTGTGTGCAGGACTACATCCTCTcttgttgttattgttctgGTCCTCTGGCCTATCGGGTGCAGGGGGCGGGCTGGTTCGGGTCGGCGGAGACACATTATTGGTAGTTTCTACCTTTGCTGTCGTTTCTTTGGGTGTTTCTACGGCAACGGAAGGAGGGGACAAGCGGCGGGAGCCCGAGTTGAGGTTTTGAACTTCGCCCTCCACGGTTGCCGTGCTGACGTGCTTGTCGCCAGGTTCTGCATTCCCGTTTGCTGAATGGATGTTGTCCATTTCACCCAAAAGGCAGTCGGGTTGGTAGAAAGTATTGCCTGGAATTAAGAGGGAAACAGCTGATTTAAGCATCATCAAACTCTTAAGGCCAATGGGAGATACTATACAGACCAAAAGATGCCAGCTAAACTTGTCCTGAAACGAGGCCATATCATCACATCTTACCTGAGACTCCTTCCATGCCTCCTGCCAACGTGTTGAACCTGCACAGCACAACAGAAATCATCTTTAACGACACTGCTGCAACCTTTATCGACTGTCAtctagggtgctttcacacccgAACTGTTtcggttaaaacaaactcaggtcTGTTTGCCCAGTTAGTACGGTTCATTtgggctggtgtgaacgccGTCGATCGAACTCTGATGCGGACCAAACAACCGGTTCCAAGCggactctggtgcggtttgtttatggtgtgaaagcaaacgaaccaaccacaggattttatgatagcagatatgtgattttagcatgatttctaaagctaaactactaataaatccatcctgctgatcgtgaaatctgttcaggaagtgatCTTATAATTGATCTGTAAGGCCATGTATATAACCTATTCATGCAAATCAACATGTATGCATGTCAGCGCGGGTAGTTTCCCTGATTAATaggtcaaaagctgttaaaactgctgtgcttaTATCCGACTGTAtgtactttgtcagttcattaactcTATTAAAAAGTGTGGGACAGCGACCCAGAACAAGAACTGGAACCAGAACTAAAATGCAACATCATTTCTTCCCTTGGTCCAGAccaaactacaggtgtgaaagcaccttagtttctgtttcagtttcataaaaatgtatttgtttttatattacagtatacagCATAGCACAAACCTCTGGTACAGTAGTTTTTGGATGTTTGGCCCCTGTGGGCCCTCGGGCTCTGTGATTGAGCTCCGCTTCTTCAGGGGTCGTGGAGCGTTGCTGAGGCGTCGGCGGAGAACCTCCAGGTCGGCATCGCTCTGGTAACGTAGCTGGGAGTGGGCTGTGGAGGGCAGAGGTGGGATTGTTTAAAAACTACACATTtctgttatttgtttattgtaatGTTGTTATTAATTGTCTAATTAATTCTCCAATTTAGTTGCAATTTTCTAAGGAAATGATCAGGGAGATGAGccatataattaatataaaataatgtaatgttACAGCAAGTGTGGTGTCACAGAGAGCATCAAAATGTATTAGACATTTGTTACAGATTTATTCTCTATCACCACATGAAGCCAAGACTGTGGCAGCACCCTGATGAGTTTGATTTATTCCCTGGTACATACCAACTGGGGTGAGCTTAGTGGGACTAAGGGGACGAGGGATGTTGTCCACGGTGGGTGGTGGGAGGATTTGCCCATCGCTGctctcgcctcctcctcctttccctccTTCTTTATCTgtaacatcctctcctcctgcccttactgctcctcctcctcctcctcctccctggaGAAAAGGGACAGGGGacggagaggtggaggaggtggggagGATGGGTTTGCCATAGACTACGGAGAGAAAGGAAACGGGACAGATGGTGATTAGATGGATTTTTCATTGTGTACATTGCAacattaaacatgcactatgTTTACATGTGGCACAATgagtaaaaaacacattttaatcttGCCTGCTTTGACAGTAGTCCTGTTGCTGAGGGATCCGTAGTTTTTGGCCTGCGGCTGCTGGAGGTACATGCTGTAGATGGAGCTGCTGTTCATGGTGGCGGGGCCCTTCCTGGGGGACTGGGGCCTGGAGGGGTGGTCCGGGACGTAGGGGCGTACAGCCACCGCCGGAGGGGGATCTGTTCGCTCTGTTTGTGGGGACAAGGGAGATGGCTGGGAGGTGGAGCCTAACAGTAGAGGCAAGGTCGGGGAAGTATACAATGAACACTTATTTTCCAGATGCTACACCTACATGTCCATGACAGACAGATTATGAGTGCATCATTCAGTTTCCCTAAAATAAAGAGCCTTGTAATATTTTGTTAGAAATGACtgcttaaataaaaaacattatgaaaggTCAAGCACCCCTGTGACAGTCCTTAAAGAGTAAGTTCAGCATAGTGTTAAAGGGAaaatttggtatttttcaacctggtgTGTAAGTGGCTAATGGGGAcagcaatttttgaaattggtccagtactgaGCGAGAGAGCTACAGCTGCGAaacgggctgcaatgtaataACATCGGGCAATTCCGCACCGTCAATTTACGTCCAtcaaaagtgcttgtttttgcaactgacgggctcagattgttattataagtgtctgacaaaatTATGGAAAGGATTCTACGGagaaatacaatttattttttagggctgtcaaagttaacgcgataataatgggttaacgcaagtttgttttaacgccactaatttcctttaatgcattaacacatcttgtgatttttaggtagTGAAGATACTTGAAAATCTGACATGTtaattttcaaatgggtccctttgacctctgacctccagatatgtgaatgaaaatgggttctatgggtacccacgagtcttccctttacagacatgcccactttatgataatcacatgcagtttgagacaagtcatagtcaagtcagcacactgacacactgacagctgttgttgcctgttggacttgagtttgccatgttatgatttgagcatatttttatgctaaatgcagtacctgtgagggtttctggacaatatctgtcattgttttctgttgttaattgatctccaattataaatatagacTTATATATTTCCCACTCCCGTTGACAAGAGTGCAACATGGggaaatctgcctttaaggtaaattttgaacagataaaaaatgtgcgattaaatattttaatcaattgacagccctaggttttttcttttttacctttcgcttgatccggtctgtttgttattgtacaAAATAACTTGtatattataactttaaataGGAGGGACTGACACACTGAAGATCCAAAGAGTTATCATCCTGTCTTCTCAATATGATGTAGTGAAAAAGTGAACTTATATTGTATAGGATGATTTGCAGCACTTTTGTACTGGATTGCATTTGAttagcagatgtgtgtgtggttgaggaACAGACACAGTTTAATCAATGGACTCTGGAAGTCCTTTGTGCCCCTTTTTTATATTAGATGAGTGAGTTGCGGGATGAGGGATGCCAATGGAGCTGCAAGTAATCAGCTAATTCTAAGAGGAGATGTTCCTCTTTAGGttttccagcaacacatgtAGTTAATCTGAGGAACATTTATCAATTTcatctggacttttttttttttttccagtaccGGTGACtatcacacacaaatatttgcCATTCTGACGTTTACTTTGAATCCACTGAGAATAAAGAGATTGGAATTCTTGCAGGCTTTCAATGCAGTTAGTGTTTACCAAATGGCAAATGAAAActtataatgtatgtatttatatataaaatgcatTTAGATTCAGAAACaatttttactatttttgtttttttatgttatattcATTTGAGGATAAGACAAATAATTatggtttattatttttttttatttttgatacctccgccaaggaggtAATGTTTGCCACAAACCCAACGTAGCCACCCTCatggtgggaggaaaccggatcACCCGGAGACAACCCTACGCAACCttctgtgaggcgacagtgcaaATCACTGCACAGGCCGCCTATAGGAGGAAAATAAGGATGGGGGGTAGTGGAAGTTGAGAATAATGAGTATGTGAAATGTCCTCCAGTTTACTTGAATAACCGGAGGAATCTTTTCCACAGACAGAGTTTTTTAGGATTATCGATGACCTTTTTCGTGTGCTCCTCTTGGTCGGCGAACCCGTTCAAAAGATCATTCATTTGCTCGTCTAGGTCGGCCATCACGTTCACAACATAATCCTGTCTTTTCTCCATAGCCTGTCCGGACACATCCTTCTGTGGATCATCCTTTGGCGTAGAGGAATGCTGGACAAAACCCTCGGGTGCACCAATTTGTTGTGGTACACATTCAGGTGTAGCAGCCTGCTTTGGAGCTCGCGGTCGGTCCCCTTTCTGTGCCTGGTTCTTTCTGGCGAGAAGGGTTTTGGTCGGGGTCTCTGGATGATGTACTTCTGCAGACACAGCAGTCTCATTCTGCTTTCTGAGAGTGGACATACTATTTTCCCAGGACCTGTAGAAGACTGAAATCTTCTCCGCTGGCGGGatacagtttttcctcttgagCTCATTTTTCAACACGGAAATTCTCAAATCGACCGGCTTCCTCTTGGACTTTTTGGTCTTCTTCGTTCGTCTACGCCTGGGCTGCTGAGGCCGGGCCTTCTTGCGAAGAAAGAGAATCCATTTATCCCAGAGGATGACGGCGCTTGATACCCTTTTGCTCTTGCCTTTTTTGCTTTCTCTTCTGCCTTTGCTTTTCTCCATTGTAAAAACTTGTTTTACTCTGTGATGCAAAGCTCTGGCCGGTTTGTGATTTGGTATTGAAAAGGGGAGGATACAAATTGTAGGGCCTATCTGTAGGTAACAGATGAGGTATCAAAGCACGTAGAATGGAATGTTCGTTTAAGAATGGAATGGCGTAGAATGGAATGACGTAGAATGGAATGACATAGAACGGAATGAAGTAGCATGGAATGCACAGGCTGCGAGCGATTCTCGAGTGATCGTGTCGTCTGTGACGACGATTGATTTTTTTCCAATGAATATGGGAAAATATACAGGAAATATCACTTTAAAAGTCCCGTACAGACGTTTTGATTACACGGCTAAGCAGAactttttttgctacttaagcTGCTTTTGTTTGGTGGTGTGAAGCAAAATCTACTcttaacatttctttttgtttttctgctccaGTTACATTGGTCCCCATCCTATACAGAGAACCAGTAACGTTAGCTGGACAGTAGTGTGTCTGTCCTGCTGTATCACCTTTTCCAATATACCTAAGTTTACATCCCTGTGTTAACATGATTGATTTcccttttctcttgttttctctctgtgatCAGGACAATGCTGGAGAAACTGGGCCAGGTGGAGAAGGTGACTCCCCTGCAAGCTAAACGAAAGGGAgagtaaaaaatacaagtatgtacttagatcaggggtctgcaacctgcagctccggagccacataaAGCTCTTTaactcctctccagtggctccctgtggatttataaaaatgtaaatgaataactgttctttgtttacattttcaacccaaaaattgctgcaacaacttatgagacataatagagcatgggaatgctTTATTACACGTCTATCATAaagttctaagcccttataaacctcacaatttatttaaattcattcatatttattccTGATTTATAattagaacaacttgacacacagtgctcagCTGCACCTCAacttaatcttcaggttcccagctttctgATGATGAATTCAGtcatcattaatttcattatttacacctgtgcttttcctactgtgacatgtcaaaatgtcttccgtGAAAAGGGCCTATCTGAGCCCGTCAGTGGCAAAatcaagcacttttagtggacgtacagTGACAGTGCGGGATTGCAGCCCATTTTTGCGGCTGCCGGCTGCAGTGTTCtcgctcaatactggaccaaggttgaaaaatacctaaGTTTCCCTTTTTAAGGTAGTCTTTAAATTACCTTGACTTGAATTTGGAGGGACGGAGATCCGTTGCTGTATTTGTTGTGAAGCGGAAGAcgatgaagaggaggacgaggtggCATTT from Sebastes umbrosus isolate fSebUmb1 chromosome 16, fSebUmb1.pri, whole genome shotgun sequence includes:
- the LOC119474289 gene encoding apoptosis-stimulating of p53 protein 1-like isoform X5, translated to MEWNEVDLVQEFTVEGQCSKIKVRSCRITWDSLQVPRVELTLSELQEMATRQQQQIEAQQQMLVAKEQRLRYLHQGGRSNQGQTQSEAEKLQRLKERVDTQEAKLKKIRAMRGQVDYSKLINGNLSAEIDHVSSLFQEKQAELQSAVVRVDQLTQQLDDLRRGRLQLHSVAPAQGTHIGSQGAPAGQKGSPLSGPAALELRKLYQELQARNRHNLEQSSKLAQNKELLNKRNAQVTVMDQRIGDLRDRLHKKRAELTRMNGGGVLSSPQTSSHPGGGVSGRVAAVCPYIQVPAEGRQEAGYNLPPDPPPKPKPLSHIRSLSEEDRTGIRKPPSQWKVSDLDIVLSEPTETWEGPRSPQGGDSDNTNEASWPSITKSVSDWRTNSPEQLPSGYGTYPSATHQAAGHHCATSSLPRSAPGTLGWPRSSAANATSSSSSSSSASQQIQQRISVPPNSSQGSTSQPSPLSPQTERTDPPPAVAVRPYVPDHPSRPQSPRKGPATMNSSSIYSMYLQQPQAKNYGSLSNRTTVKAVYGKPILPTSSTSPSPVPFLQGGGGGGGAVRAGGEDVTDKEGGKGGGGESSDGQILPPPTVDNIPRPLSPTKLTPVAHSQLRYQSDADLEVLRRRLSNAPRPLKKRSSITEPEGPQGPNIQKLLYQRFNTLAGGMEGVSGNTFYQPDCLLGEMDNIHSANGNAEPGDKHVSTATVEGEVQNLNSGSRRLSPPSVAVETPKETTAKVETTNNVSPPTRTSPPPAPDRPEDQNNNNKRGCSPAHNSVGHASPSPSPPAPPSLPKVKRTNLKKPSSERTGHGLRVKFNPLALLLDASLEGEFDLVQRIIYEVENPSMPNDEGITPLHNAVCAGHHHIVKFLLDFGVNVNAADSDGWTPLHCAASCNSVHLCKMLVESGAAIFATTISDVETAADKCEEMEEGYTQCSQFLYGVQEKLGVMNKGLVYTLWDYTGQQADEMSFSEGDALTVLRRRDDTETEWWWARLNDREGYVPRNLLGLYPRIKPRQRSLA